The following proteins come from a genomic window of Pseudomonas syringae:
- the estP gene encoding esterase EstP, whose translation MTKTSRRWPFVACLLSLACGSAAAAPYSSMVVFGDSLADAGQFPDTAGPMGSTLRFTNRVGPTYQDGSGEAFNLNSSTLIGRMLHVPAGDLAASTSPVNASLGAPDGNNWAVGGYRTDQILDSINSQSTVVDPNSGTLLRSRTGYLPANSFRADPNALYYLTGGGNDFLQGRVLSASSAGQAANQLADSAQALQQAGARYIMVWLLPDIGKTPALSGTPLASATSALSAAFNQQLVSRLSQINAQIIPLNVPLLISETLAEPARFGFDPSENLVSTCFSGDSCRESTTNGRSSATPNPNRLFFNDRVHPTEAGQRLLADYAYSLLSAPWEITLLPEMANGTLRMHQDEIRAQWLSDWGNWQGIGQWQSILSAGGQKMDFDAQDNSADADGRGYNLTIGGSYRFAENWRTGVVAGAYRQTLEAGPRDSDYTLNSYIATAFLQYQANHWWGDLAVSGGKLDYENAERKFALGVSEGQEKGDTDGEMWAVSGRIGFDIAGAASRWHLSPFVSADYAHIDVDGYSEKGERSTALTFSDQTRKSRRAGVGLQGKFQVTPSTQVWGEVAREREFETGQQDVTMALNSVQSVGFTLEGYTPQRDLNRATLGVSQKLTQDLTLRGNYNWRKNDDVTQQGVNVALSLSF comes from the coding sequence ATGACCAAAACATCAAGGCGCTGGCCATTCGTGGCCTGCCTGCTGTCGCTGGCCTGTGGCAGCGCCGCTGCGGCCCCCTACTCAAGCATGGTGGTGTTCGGCGACAGCCTGGCAGACGCCGGGCAGTTCCCGGACACTGCCGGCCCGATGGGCTCCACGCTGCGGTTTACCAATCGGGTCGGTCCAACCTATCAGGACGGCAGCGGCGAAGCGTTCAACCTGAACTCATCCACCCTGATCGGCCGAATGCTGCATGTTCCAGCCGGTGATCTGGCGGCGTCCACATCGCCAGTCAATGCCTCACTGGGCGCGCCGGATGGCAATAACTGGGCGGTCGGCGGCTATCGAACGGACCAGATTCTCGATTCGATCAACTCGCAATCCACGGTCGTCGACCCGAACAGCGGCACACTGTTGCGCAGCCGCACCGGCTATCTGCCCGCCAACAGCTTTCGTGCCGACCCCAACGCACTCTATTACCTGACCGGCGGCGGCAACGACTTCCTGCAAGGTCGCGTGTTGAGCGCCAGCAGCGCAGGGCAAGCTGCCAACCAATTGGCTGACAGCGCGCAAGCCCTGCAACAGGCGGGTGCGCGCTACATCATGGTCTGGCTGCTGCCAGACATCGGCAAAACGCCAGCCTTAAGCGGTACGCCATTGGCGTCAGCGACTTCGGCCCTCAGCGCTGCCTTCAACCAGCAACTGGTCAGCCGTCTGTCCCAGATCAATGCGCAAATCATCCCGCTCAACGTGCCATTGTTGATCTCTGAAACGCTGGCTGAACCGGCCCGCTTCGGTTTCGACCCCAGCGAGAATCTGGTCAGCACCTGCTTCAGCGGGGACAGTTGCCGAGAAAGCACCACCAACGGCAGGTCCAGCGCCACACCGAATCCGAACCGACTGTTCTTCAATGACCGCGTGCACCCGACCGAAGCCGGGCAACGTTTACTGGCCGACTATGCCTATTCATTGCTGTCGGCGCCGTGGGAAATCACCCTGCTGCCGGAAATGGCCAACGGCACGTTGCGCATGCATCAGGACGAGATTCGTGCGCAATGGCTCAGCGACTGGGGTAACTGGCAAGGCATCGGGCAGTGGCAGAGCATTCTTTCGGCTGGCGGTCAGAAAATGGACTTCGACGCACAGGACAACTCGGCTGATGCGGACGGACGAGGCTACAACCTGACCATTGGCGGCAGCTACCGTTTTGCCGAAAACTGGCGTACGGGTGTGGTGGCTGGCGCTTATCGACAGACTCTGGAAGCAGGCCCAAGGGACTCGGACTACACGCTCAACAGCTACATCGCCACTGCATTTCTGCAGTACCAGGCCAATCACTGGTGGGGCGACCTGGCGGTGTCGGGCGGCAAGCTGGACTATGAAAATGCCGAACGCAAGTTCGCCCTGGGTGTGAGCGAAGGTCAGGAAAAAGGCGATACCGACGGTGAAATGTGGGCAGTCAGCGGGCGAATCGGCTTCGATATCGCTGGCGCCGCAAGCCGCTGGCATCTGTCGCCGTTTGTCAGCGCCGACTATGCCCATATCGATGTCGATGGCTATTCGGAAAAAGGCGAGCGCTCTACAGCCCTCACCTTTAGCGATCAAACCCGCAAATCCCGGCGTGCAGGTGTCGGTTTGCAGGGCAAATTCCAGGTGACGCCGAGCACACAGGTGTGGGGAGAAGTCGCACGGGAAAGAGAGTTCGAGACCGGTCAGCAGGACGTGACCATGGCGCTCAACAGCGTGCAGTCAGTCGGTTTCACGCTGGAAGGCTACACCCCGCAACGCGACCTGAACCGGGCAACCCTCGGCGTCAGCCAGAAGCTTACTCAAGACCTGACACTGCGTGGTAACTACAACTGGCGCAAGAACGACGACGTGACGCAGCAAGGGGTTAACGTTGCGTTGAGCCTGAGTTTCTAG
- a CDS encoding pyocin activator PrtN family protein, with translation MNEILDQLRKEFATPCPSLSAVRERYFSHLSNDRNLLRKINAGRIDLKVNRTGGTRQGHPFVYLHDLANYLSGIVTSKAA, from the coding sequence ATGAACGAAATACTGGATCAACTTCGCAAAGAATTCGCCACGCCGTGCCCTTCGCTGAGCGCCGTCAGGGAGCGTTATTTTTCGCACCTGTCGAATGACCGAAATCTGCTGCGCAAGATCAATGCCGGCCGCATTGATTTGAAGGTCAACCGCACAGGCGGTACCCGGCAGGGTCATCCGTTTGTCTACCTGCACGACCTGGCCAACTACCTGAGCGGTATTGTGACCAGCAAGGCCGCGTGA
- a CDS encoding DUF1654 domain-containing protein, with protein MLNQSPGNSQHDAYLALAQRIQDAIASDKAQIEHQVLLIREPGESVAHWEHIVDQISEAEGISVSRNPENGTAHVCWYIDSL; from the coding sequence ATGCTCAATCAGTCCCCCGGCAACTCGCAACACGACGCTTACCTGGCTCTGGCGCAACGTATTCAGGACGCTATCGCCAGTGACAAGGCCCAGATCGAACATCAAGTGCTGCTGATCAGAGAGCCTGGCGAGTCAGTGGCCCATTGGGAGCACATCGTCGATCAGATCAGCGAGGCCGAGGGCATCAGCGTGAGCCGTAACCCTGAGAACGGCACAGCACACGTGTGCTGGTACATCGACTCCCTGTAA
- a CDS encoding LexA family protein, whose protein sequence is METQEISQEEMAERMGVTPGAVGHWLNGKREPKIEVINRFLTELGLPILATSIPWHESTLDNVAPAVQPSRFYRYPVISWVEAGGWNEAVEPYPAGYSDTFEISDYKAKGRAFWLEVRGDSMTAPAGQSIPEGMLILVDTGLEPTPGKLVIAKLPESNEATFKKLVEDAGRYFLKPLNPAYPTLPVTEDCKLIGVIRQMTMRL, encoded by the coding sequence ATGGAAACCCAGGAAATCAGCCAGGAAGAAATGGCTGAGCGCATGGGCGTCACACCCGGCGCGGTGGGGCATTGGCTGAACGGCAAGCGCGAGCCGAAGATCGAGGTGATCAATCGATTTTTGACCGAGCTGGGCCTGCCGATCCTCGCGACGTCGATTCCCTGGCACGAATCCACGCTGGATAACGTGGCGCCTGCAGTGCAGCCCTCGCGTTTCTATCGCTATCCGGTCATCAGCTGGGTCGAAGCCGGAGGCTGGAACGAGGCCGTCGAGCCTTACCCTGCCGGGTATTCCGACACCTTCGAGATCAGCGACTATAAAGCCAAGGGCCGCGCCTTCTGGCTGGAGGTGCGTGGTGACTCTATGACTGCGCCTGCCGGGCAGAGCATTCCCGAAGGCATGTTGATCCTGGTCGACACGGGGCTGGAGCCCACGCCCGGCAAGCTGGTCATCGCCAAGCTTCCCGAGAGCAACGAAGCTACGTTCAAGAAGCTCGTTGAAGACGCAGGACGCTACTTTCTCAAGCCGTTGAACCCCGCCTATCCGACATTGCCGGTGACCGAAGACTGCAAGCTGATCGGCGTCATCAGGCAAATGACGATGCGCCTCTGA
- a CDS encoding phage tail terminator protein yields MKITPIVAHLQATCPTFAGRISAGIDWAAVALGDQLAHPSAYVIANGDLATANDLQNVIRQHITDQIDIVVVLEGDDKRGQQASDQLHAVRAELWRALVGWNADLDYDAMQYTGGALVQISGARVTYRFGFAAQFQLGRNTSDQPAETWHEAYLDGLPGFTGATLEMDCVDPADPNLKSPGPDGRIEATFTAEVTP; encoded by the coding sequence ATGAAGATAACCCCGATAGTTGCCCATTTGCAGGCGACCTGCCCGACCTTTGCCGGTCGGATCAGCGCCGGCATCGACTGGGCGGCGGTTGCCCTTGGCGATCAGCTTGCGCACCCCTCGGCCTATGTCATCGCCAACGGTGATCTGGCCACGGCCAATGATCTGCAGAACGTCATTCGCCAGCACATCACCGACCAGATCGACATCGTGGTGGTGCTTGAAGGCGACGACAAGCGCGGGCAGCAGGCCAGCGATCAACTGCATGCCGTTCGCGCCGAACTGTGGCGCGCACTGGTGGGCTGGAACGCCGACCTCGACTACGACGCGATGCAATACACCGGCGGTGCGCTGGTGCAGATCAGCGGTGCGCGCGTGACGTATCGCTTCGGCTTTGCCGCGCAGTTCCAGTTGGGCCGCAATACCTCGGATCAGCCCGCCGAAACCTGGCACGAAGCGTATCTGGACGGTTTGCCCGGTTTCACTGGCGCCACACTCGAGATGGATTGTGTCGATCCCGCAGACCCGAATCTGAAATCCCCCGGCCCTGATGGCCGTATCGAAGCGACGTTCACAGCAGAGGTAACACCATGA
- a CDS encoding DUF2635 domain-containing protein, translated as MTQRITVVPAEGRAVPDPEAGDLLPVEGRQVTFNAWWQRRQNDGDITVQTEQSPTTYQAFTA; from the coding sequence ATGACCCAACGCATCACCGTAGTACCGGCCGAAGGCCGCGCTGTGCCGGATCCGGAGGCGGGCGATTTGCTGCCCGTCGAAGGCCGGCAGGTCACCTTCAATGCCTGGTGGCAGCGTCGTCAGAACGACGGCGATATCACCGTTCAAACCGAGCAATCCCCTACCACCTATCAGGCCTTCACAGCCTAA
- a CDS encoding phage tail sheath subtilisin-like domain-containing protein, with product MAISFNNIPSDVRVPLFYAEMDNSAANSASASMRRLIVAQVNDDVSGPELGSLVLVPSVALAKNIGGQGSMLAAMYETWRKADPTGEVWCLPLLNTEGAKASAKVTVTGAATEAGLLNLYVGGMRVQATVVNGATAAQAATALSVKINATPDLPITAAVEAGVLTLSCKWSGASGNDIQLEFNRQGKTNGEVIPAGLTAAVTAMTGGVGTPDQLKALAALGDEPFEFICMPWTDTATLDAWKAAMDDSTGRWSWARQLYGHVYSAKRGTVGTLVAAGQLRNDQHITLQGVENGVPQPVWLQAAALAARTAVFISADASRPTQSGTMPGLDPAPASQRFTLTERESLLRYGIATAYYEGGYVRIQRSITTYQKNAYGQADNSYLDSETMHQSAFIIRRLQGIITSKYGRHKLANDGTRFGAGQPIITPSTIRGELIAQYARLEEEGHVENAETFAQHLIVERDGNDPSRVNVMFPPDYINGLRVFALLNQFRLQYDEAA from the coding sequence ATGGCTATCAGCTTTAACAACATTCCATCCGATGTCCGCGTGCCGCTTTTTTATGCGGAAATGGACAACTCGGCCGCCAACAGCGCTTCGGCGAGCATGCGTCGTCTGATCGTTGCCCAGGTCAACGACGATGTGTCCGGACCTGAACTCGGCTCCCTGGTGCTGGTGCCCAGCGTGGCACTGGCGAAAAACATCGGCGGTCAGGGCTCCATGCTGGCCGCCATGTATGAAACCTGGCGCAAGGCTGACCCCACCGGCGAAGTCTGGTGCCTGCCGCTGCTCAATACCGAAGGCGCCAAGGCCAGCGCGAAAGTGACCGTCACCGGTGCTGCGACCGAAGCCGGTCTGCTGAATCTGTATGTCGGCGGCATGCGCGTGCAGGCCACGGTCGTTAACGGCGCAACCGCTGCCCAGGCGGCCACGGCACTGTCGGTAAAGATCAATGCCACGCCTGACCTGCCGATCACCGCGGCTGTCGAAGCGGGTGTGCTGACCCTGTCCTGCAAATGGAGCGGGGCAAGCGGCAATGACATCCAGCTGGAATTCAATCGCCAGGGCAAGACCAATGGCGAAGTCATTCCTGCGGGCCTGACGGCGGCAGTGACAGCCATGACCGGCGGCGTGGGTACGCCTGATCAGCTCAAGGCACTGGCTGCGCTGGGCGACGAACCGTTCGAGTTCATCTGCATGCCCTGGACCGACACCGCTACGCTGGATGCCTGGAAAGCGGCAATGGACGACAGCACCGGTCGCTGGAGCTGGGCCCGTCAGTTGTACGGTCACGTCTACAGCGCCAAGCGCGGTACGGTCGGTACGCTGGTGGCGGCAGGTCAACTGCGTAACGATCAGCACATCACTCTTCAGGGTGTGGAAAACGGTGTTCCGCAACCGGTCTGGCTGCAAGCCGCAGCACTGGCTGCGCGCACGGCGGTGTTCATTTCTGCCGACGCCAGCCGTCCGACCCAGAGCGGCACCATGCCCGGCCTGGACCCGGCGCCAGCCAGTCAGCGTTTCACCCTGACCGAGCGTGAATCGCTGCTGCGTTACGGCATTGCCACGGCGTATTACGAAGGCGGTTATGTGCGCATTCAGCGTTCGATCACCACCTATCAGAAGAACGCTTACGGCCAGGCTGACAACTCGTACCTGGACAGCGAAACCATGCACCAGTCGGCGTTCATCATCCGTCGTCTGCAAGGCATCATCACCAGCAAGTACGGCCGCCACAAGCTGGCCAACGATGGTACGCGCTTCGGTGCCGGCCAGCCGATCATCACGCCGAGCACCATTCGTGGCGAGTTGATTGCGCAGTACGCCCGCCTTGAAGAAGAAGGTCATGTGGAGAACGCCGAAACGTTCGCCCAGCACCTGATCGTCGAGCGTGACGGCAATGATCCGAGCCGCGTGAACGTGATGTTCCCGCCTGATTACATCAATGGCCTGCGCGTGTTCGCGCTGCTCAACCAGTTCCGCTTGCAGTACGACGAAGCGGCATAA
- a CDS encoding phage tail tube protein translates to MGQKVAGTCYIKVDGTQLTIIGGGEAPLMNVKRETVLPGYYKEVDKTAWLKFQALHTADLPLKLLTTGVDMTITCEFNNGKTYVLSGAYLVEEPSSKADDGAIDLKFEGSQGSWQ, encoded by the coding sequence ATGGGTCAGAAAGTTGCGGGTACCTGCTACATCAAAGTGGATGGCACCCAATTGACCATCATTGGCGGCGGCGAAGCCCCTCTGATGAACGTCAAGCGCGAAACCGTATTGCCGGGCTACTACAAGGAAGTCGACAAGACCGCGTGGTTGAAATTCCAGGCGCTGCATACCGCAGATCTGCCGCTCAAGCTGCTCACCACCGGTGTGGACATGACCATCACCTGCGAATTCAACAACGGCAAGACCTACGTGCTGTCCGGCGCCTATCTGGTCGAAGAACCGAGCAGCAAAGCGGATGACGGCGCCATCGATCTCAAATTCGAAGGCAGTCAGGGGAGCTGGCAATGA
- a CDS encoding phage tail assembly protein, with amino-acid sequence MSEVIDLASPIEAHGETLSQVTFRRPTAQEARAIKALPYKIDKNEDVSLDLDVAAKYIAVCAGIPPSSVNQMDLCDINTLSWKVASFFMAAASATLKA; translated from the coding sequence ATGAGTGAAGTCATCGACCTGGCCAGCCCTATCGAGGCGCATGGGGAAACCCTTTCGCAGGTGACGTTCCGACGTCCTACGGCGCAGGAAGCGCGGGCCATCAAGGCCCTGCCGTACAAGATCGACAAGAACGAAGACGTGTCGCTGGATCTGGACGTGGCGGCGAAGTACATCGCCGTCTGCGCCGGCATCCCGCCATCGTCGGTCAATCAGATGGATCTGTGCGACATCAACACGTTGAGCTGGAAGGTCGCGAGTTTTTTCATGGCAGCGGCATCAGCGACCTTGAAGGCCTGA
- a CDS encoding phage tail tape measure protein — translation MADTIRTLITGVDQLSPTLATIRNNVDGFRTRLESSRLGDIDVAGVIKGNAFTEPLIAGVKAAIGFETSMAGVKRSVTFETPQQFRQMGSDILDLSERLPESANGIAAIVAAGAKANVPREELTGFASDAVKMGVAFDQTAAESGDMMASWRSSFQMTQPQVAALSEKINVLGGNNLEKKIATMVTAMGPLGPVAGLASGQLAAMGATLASVDVPADVAASGMKRFMQSLTEGGAAKTGAFEALQLDVNQLTQGMQSDPSGTIEKVLTAVSSVDPGKQSDVITQLFGAESLGAITPLLANLDVLRSNLAKVGEGVQNSGSIEKEFADNSQTTATAIKEMTNRVDRLGINIGSMFLPAMNEAMAVIGPMISQVAALAAEHPGVIKGVVGAAIAFGVLQVAVMAATGAARVLSLVMGMSPLGLIVRGLALAAGFLIANWSTVAPYFQAVWEAIRGPVMALWDVLKAVFAWTPIGMIAANWQPLSEFFAALWDVIKALATPFFDFLQTLFAWSPLGMIVANWQPLSEYFTGLWETIKSVALPVTEALGTLFNWSPLGMIVANWQPLSEYFTGLWETVKTEAQPFTDVLATLFSFSPLGMVIENWAPIKTWFADLWADIKPFIEPIMSWFGGDTNKSLLQRATEKVNQFAEEQRERNAGPGGGTGAFLAADAVEASRSKQQQLNLATGVPPTSQLLGAPNLPAPGSLLLQQGAAGAGPRLEGELNIRFENAPAGMRPGPVQTNQPGLTISPNVGYRTLGAGAGS, via the coding sequence ATGGCAGACACTATCAGAACGCTGATTACCGGCGTCGACCAGCTGTCTCCAACGCTGGCAACTATCCGCAACAATGTTGATGGCTTCCGGACCAGGCTTGAAAGCTCTCGTCTGGGAGACATCGACGTAGCTGGTGTGATCAAGGGCAATGCTTTTACAGAGCCCTTGATTGCCGGGGTAAAGGCAGCGATCGGTTTCGAGACCAGCATGGCCGGCGTGAAACGGTCAGTCACCTTTGAAACACCGCAGCAATTTCGGCAGATGGGGTCCGACATTCTGGACCTCAGTGAACGGCTGCCGGAAAGCGCCAATGGCATCGCGGCAATTGTTGCCGCCGGTGCCAAGGCCAATGTACCGCGTGAAGAACTGACCGGGTTTGCCAGCGATGCTGTGAAAATGGGTGTCGCATTCGATCAGACGGCGGCCGAGTCGGGCGACATGATGGCCTCGTGGCGATCTTCGTTTCAGATGACCCAGCCGCAAGTCGCGGCGCTGTCCGAGAAGATCAACGTGCTCGGCGGCAACAATCTGGAAAAGAAAATCGCCACCATGGTCACTGCCATGGGCCCGCTCGGGCCGGTGGCGGGGCTGGCGTCCGGGCAGCTGGCGGCAATGGGGGCCACCCTGGCCAGCGTCGATGTGCCGGCCGATGTGGCCGCCAGCGGCATGAAGCGATTCATGCAGTCGTTGACCGAAGGCGGCGCGGCGAAAACCGGCGCGTTCGAGGCGTTGCAGCTCGACGTCAATCAACTGACCCAAGGCATGCAAAGCGACCCGTCCGGGACCATTGAAAAGGTCCTGACGGCGGTCTCCAGTGTTGACCCGGGCAAGCAGTCGGACGTCATCACGCAACTGTTCGGCGCCGAATCGCTGGGTGCGATCACTCCGCTGCTGGCCAACCTGGATGTGCTCAGGTCCAACCTGGCCAAGGTCGGGGAGGGCGTGCAGAACAGCGGTTCTATCGAGAAGGAGTTCGCGGACAACTCCCAGACCACGGCCACGGCCATCAAAGAGATGACCAACCGTGTCGATCGTCTGGGCATCAATATCGGCAGCATGTTTCTGCCGGCGATGAACGAAGCAATGGCCGTGATCGGGCCGATGATTTCTCAGGTCGCCGCACTGGCGGCCGAACACCCGGGCGTTATTAAGGGCGTCGTCGGCGCTGCGATTGCTTTCGGCGTATTGCAAGTCGCGGTAATGGCTGCGACAGGCGCGGCCCGGGTGTTGAGCCTGGTGATGGGCATGTCCCCGCTCGGCCTTATTGTGCGCGGCCTGGCGCTGGCGGCAGGTTTTCTGATCGCCAATTGGTCGACTGTCGCGCCTTATTTCCAGGCGGTCTGGGAGGCGATTCGCGGACCGGTCATGGCGCTGTGGGACGTACTCAAGGCGGTATTCGCCTGGACGCCCATTGGCATGATCGCAGCCAACTGGCAGCCGCTGTCCGAGTTCTTTGCGGCGCTGTGGGACGTGATCAAAGCGCTGGCCACGCCGTTTTTCGATTTCCTGCAGACGCTGTTCGCGTGGTCGCCGCTGGGCATGATCGTGGCCAACTGGCAGCCGTTGTCCGAGTACTTCACCGGGTTGTGGGAAACCATCAAGAGCGTAGCCCTGCCTGTCACTGAGGCGCTCGGAACTCTTTTCAATTGGTCGCCGCTGGGCATGATCGTGGCCAACTGGCAGCCGTTGTCCGAGTACTTCACCGGGTTGTGGGAAACCGTCAAGACCGAGGCGCAGCCGTTTACCGATGTGCTGGCAACGCTGTTCAGTTTTTCGCCGCTGGGCATGGTGATCGAGAACTGGGCGCCGATCAAAACCTGGTTCGCGGATTTGTGGGCCGACATCAAGCCGTTCATCGAACCGATCATGAGCTGGTTTGGCGGTGACACCAATAAGTCGCTGTTGCAACGGGCGACCGAGAAGGTCAATCAGTTCGCTGAAGAGCAACGAGAGCGCAACGCCGGACCTGGCGGCGGGACGGGGGCGTTTCTGGCGGCGGATGCGGTTGAGGCCAGCCGTTCGAAACAGCAACAGCTCAACCTGGCGACCGGTGTGCCGCCGACCAGTCAGTTGCTTGGCGCGCCGAACCTGCCTGCTCCTGGCAGCCTGTTGCTGCAACAGGGTGCTGCGGGGGCGGGCCCGCGGCTTGAAGGCGAGCTCAACATTCGCTTTGAAAACGCGCCTGCGGGTATGCGTCCGGGCCCCGTACAAACCAACCAGCCGGGTTTGACGATATCGCCAAACGTCGGTTATCGAACCCTCGGCGCAGGAGCCGGATCATGA
- a CDS encoding DNA circularization protein produces the protein MSTWRDSLLPASFRGIGFFIEKAVVPVGRKGQLHEFPQRDEPYFESLGKQSQVHTLTAFIVGRDCFEQRDKLLQALEEEGAGELVHPWLGRMQVQVGECSITHNLAEGGIVRLELKFYPANPLKFPVSTLNTRRLLLGASESLLDSALRRYRLVMATVDAVRINIQALRSALSGVFATIQRQFAPFMTVYSDVAALVHSLVNAPLTVSTLFTTFFASFDGDSRRSRRANGTSSSGGASTGTGSASSGGGSSTGGSASGNSGSGASTGSASGSGASISTAARSGSNGGVSSVETVDYRSVISEATQQAEAVSSINLVNQSSGQDTGVTAQATANLVQDALLVKVARIVASMPVATTVTPLTVVPSLDQQVTQALQRVDVPVADDVIELRDTLSSAIWEASLKADPEHYLALNTVRQALIRHLNAVAASGVRLVDMKVSEPLPALVLAYRRFGDASRALEIVQRNRLAHPGFVPPGTLKIAQE, from the coding sequence ATGAGTACATGGCGTGACAGCCTGCTGCCCGCGTCTTTCCGGGGCATCGGTTTTTTCATTGAAAAAGCCGTTGTTCCGGTGGGCCGCAAGGGGCAGTTGCATGAATTTCCACAACGTGACGAGCCGTACTTCGAGTCGCTGGGCAAGCAGTCGCAGGTTCACACGCTGACGGCTTTCATTGTCGGTCGCGACTGTTTCGAACAACGGGACAAGTTGCTGCAGGCGCTGGAAGAAGAAGGCGCTGGCGAACTGGTGCATCCGTGGCTGGGCCGCATGCAGGTTCAGGTTGGGGAATGCAGCATCACGCACAACCTGGCGGAAGGCGGGATTGTGCGGCTGGAGCTGAAGTTCTACCCGGCCAACCCGCTCAAGTTTCCGGTGTCCACGCTCAACACCCGGCGGCTGTTGTTGGGGGCATCCGAGAGTCTGCTGGACTCGGCGCTCAGGCGTTACCGCCTGGTGATGGCGACTGTGGATGCCGTACGCATCAACATTCAGGCGCTGCGCAGTGCGTTGTCTGGCGTATTCGCCACTATCCAGCGGCAGTTTGCGCCATTCATGACGGTCTATTCGGATGTCGCCGCACTGGTGCATTCGCTGGTCAACGCGCCGCTGACCGTCAGCACGCTGTTTACCACGTTCTTCGCCAGTTTCGACGGCGACAGTCGTCGTTCCAGAAGAGCAAACGGGACCAGCAGTAGCGGCGGGGCCAGCACAGGAACGGGCTCCGCCAGTTCGGGCGGCGGTAGTTCAACGGGTGGTTCTGCGAGCGGCAACAGTGGCAGCGGTGCGTCCACCGGCTCGGCATCCGGTTCCGGCGCTTCCATTAGCACGGCAGCCCGGTCCGGCAGCAACGGCGGGGTGTCCTCTGTTGAAACGGTTGATTACCGGTCGGTGATTTCCGAGGCCACGCAACAGGCGGAGGCGGTGTCCAGTATCAATCTGGTCAATCAGAGCAGCGGGCAGGATACCGGGGTGACAGCTCAGGCCACTGCCAACCTGGTTCAGGATGCGCTGTTGGTCAAGGTGGCGAGAATCGTCGCGAGCATGCCGGTTGCCACAACCGTCACGCCGCTCACGGTGGTGCCTTCGCTGGATCAACAGGTCACGCAAGCGCTGCAACGCGTGGACGTGCCGGTTGCCGATGATGTGATCGAACTGCGGGACACGCTGAGTTCGGCCATCTGGGAGGCGTCGCTGAAAGCCGACCCTGAACATTACCTGGCACTGAATACAGTGCGTCAGGCACTGATCAGGCACCTCAACGCGGTGGCGGCATCGGGTGTGCGTCTGGTGGACATGAAGGTGTCCGAACCGCTGCCGGCGCTGGTGCTGGCTTATCGCCGATTCGGCGACGCCAGCCGGGCGCTGGAAATCGTCCAGCGCAACCGGCTTGCCCATCCCGGTTTCGTGCCACCCGGCACGCTGAAGATTGCTCAGGAGTGA